The Cryptomeria japonica chromosome 9, Sugi_1.0, whole genome shotgun sequence DNA segment tttctcaatatgaaaaatgagatcctttgatacatactttcttaaggtaccaattgccatgatatttttagtgagccaatccaagtgaccaattggatcaaccttaggatcagtgggagcaacaatagttccatcaatgtaatgagtgagtcctttttccataagtttactccatgcatcaattttccaagtagcataattatgaggagttaagagaggaaacttagaagaacccatagcagcaaaaaggaaggaacacgagcacaaaagcacaagagacacccccccaaattcaatcaatcaaagtaccccccccaaagtgatgattttggcactttatacttagtgcgattacaatgagccacttgcaaaacaaggcaaagtggacttatgatgcaaatttttacaacttctcaaatgagatacaagagacttcaatcaatagtgcaatgaatctaactgagattcaagcatatatataagtaccaagagagccaaatatggccaaaatctgaaagtacaatttctacttataatggcatcaatctgatagcatcatgtgaaagtagacgaaaaaatacgcactttaaaaaaaaacggcatctgaaaaggaggtcgtatgaccctaaacgaagcctctgaagttgcaaaaactgggattactcaggtacagtcaccaaaaactgcattttctgaaaaatccgtgcatcaaaatcaaaaaaattctttacCACTTcggagcacgaaattctagcccatttcaaaaaaaattgcatccaaaaaggagcaaaaatgagcaagttatggccatttgaagttgaactgcaaaatcaaaaagctcaatgagaggggggtccaaaaaattttcaaaccctgctgatgtggcgctgacgtcagcaagtcactgtgttaaatttgacgaccgtatgaccgtcgcaaaagcTTCGCCtcccctgctgactgggcgtccgtactgtacagactgctgactgggcagatgACTGTGCAAGCCGTACCGTACAGATTTGTTGACTGGGCGGCTCTGcgtggcagatgactgtgcagtACGGAAATCTGACGTGGCAAGCAAATTTGGCTGATGATGTGGCGGTCGTACGGATtttacccgcgggccagtggccgcctgccacatggCGGGCGTGGGTCCTCCTGTCTGGTTGACCGCCGGCGGAGGAAGCCGTCGAAGCTGAGACGCTGGCGGCGGTGGCTCGGCGGCGTGTGGTAGCGGCAGTCTCCGGAGAGGGGAAGCGGTCCGGACAGCGGCGACGGGTACAGGCGCGGGCGGAGCTTGGCGAGGACAGGACAGCCGGCGCTGACAGCGGCAGACGGGAGGACGGAAGCCGAGGCTGCAGACCTGCAGGGTACAGGCGCTGGCGGCGGCGGGAGGACGAAACGGCCGGCGCTGACAGCAGCATGTGGTACGCCTGCAACCTGCAACACGCAGGTACACGCTGCatgggggggggtctgcggaccccccaaaaacacttttttttttaattttcaatttgatttttttcgaaatttttgattttttttgaaaattttttagacaatataatttttttttttttccgaaaataattaaaaaaaatttcgaaatccatacgataatagcaaaattggcgaaattttttttctcaccaaaataggccgactttataaccaaaattcatggaaacggccttctggacgcaatggcggggtcggatctggtctaggacgcctccaaaagatgctgctcctcagatctgcctcttgacgtcgcaataatgcctcttcaagacgaatcaatgaagccccaatggctctgataccatgtgagattttgccaagatcaagagctcaatgaaatgtacaaaatagagacacaatataggacaagaataaactgtattctcatcaatagaaaatgaacaatgatatcaattacatacaatgtagatgagcctgtttatataggcaaggctagggatatgtgagcacacaaacatgacatgtggctcaataagaaacaagggtaggtagggaataGGTGTggctaggtaggagaaataatataatagtccacatgaggtggatcacccactgaatgtggagtgtaacaacaagatcaacaccgtaaaaggtggaatttctcacacacacactatcccaatgtggcacaaacacccaagtgtctcatacccaaactactatgaaatgcatttcctaagtaaacttaagtaaggtgtaataatatccaagatgaataattatttacaccaacatttccaatatcctccaacgtgaggtcaatgcaatgggcagcacatggagtccaaactatagatgggtgcctctccatcagtagtctacctgcaacaacataatttgttgcattgtatttaatggaggtacaaaatagtaataaatttgcaaacaaaattagtttgtaatcaaaagtttactcgcatcaacataatttgctgcattgtcggtcaccacttGTACCATGTTCTCCTCACCCACCtgatcaatcacctcctctatctgctcacataggtaggtggcattcttgcaatgggtggaggcatcaatggacttgatgaatacggtgccccctgaaataaaaaagtaAAGttagatcaatgatcattcaatatgaataaaccattaaataaaaaataaaaaattaaagactaaatgaaactaaaattaatcaatcacctcacctgcggaagaaacaagaaaattaaggagagttctatttctcctatctgtccaaccatcagtcatgatggtgcaacctttagtgctccatatttgGCGTTGTTCATGTAAttccttcttcacatcattcaccaattgagacaaaatgggtcccctcaaatcacactcagtaggggctttgaaccccaccccgcatatggtaagggcatcaaccatttcttgccaataaggagacctgtcacaaataaattcaatgagataagttaagtatgttCTATGTACTATGTAGTATGTATGAGAAAAAATAAAACGAAGAGAatcaaagtataaaaattaaaacaatcaaacataaaagttataaAACATTCACCTTGCTGTAAAGAATGGAATACTGCTGTAGACCCAAAACCTGCCAACTTCCATTTTAgcggcatcatggacctccttgttccaacccatgccctcaagcgactgttgggacccaggagtagtgcgaggcacaaagaaggtatccaacctagatttacgaatcctaggttcaatgctaacactcccactatAACTACTAGTGCTAGGAGCATGAGATGTGGCGGTGGCACTAAAGTAGAAGcggaagcaccagcagtagcaaactgagtgggacgatatgaaggtaaggaagaagggcctccaacacaacctaactgtgtccctcttcctaaagttgcctctctcccaatggccactcgatcctccttttgtttctttttcctttcaatttcctcaaccattacataacaatcacgtacggcctcaaggagtgcttttaggcatggtttggcatcatgtccacgcacaccagaaatatggtatttcagtctatatatacctccatggaatcttgttttgcaaaatgtacattttgtttgcccctttccttgccctggaaaatcctcatgatatttccaagcagggtcctttctaatggggggtctagaagctgaagtagacattgtaggatagttttgtgaaacttgaagttgaggcaaataataaagtgaagttttcTGCAATAAAACATATTAaatttacaaacatacaaaagattttggaagaaaatgtaaaactttcaaaataaatgaatagaaaatggaatttttgcatacaataaacaaaaaaatcttcaaaaaaaaatcttacctttttacaacaagcttgaaatgagctgcaaactcttcctatccaacttttgatgcaccaaatccaaacacaatgcagccccaatgtgataaatggaagaaatcttgaacttcctccttgctggtttttcttcaatgcacccttgtttttcttcacaactcaattttctcctcctatttttccaaatgaatgaaatgaagttcacttttagggttggaggataaataacataaaaaaaaagaagttaaaaaatcttttaaaaatgcTTTTTTTTGGCCTTTTTGGGCCTTGCCGCCGGCCGAGTCCCAGGCACAGGACTCGCTGAGTTTGACGAGTTTACGCCAAACTTGCCAACTCGGCGAGTTTGGCGAGTTCGCCCTCTGGACTCGGAAGAGTCCGAGTTCGAGCTTGCCAGACTTGGGGGCATGTctcgtactcggactcgccgagtttggcgagtccgAGGCAATTTTCCGATCTCTGGTTTGTGCCATATAATACTTTTACACACATACTTTATTTGTATAATTTGGAGTTCCTAAATTTTTTTGCAACTTGGTTTCTAGGAATTTTCCTCTCCCTTGATCTGGATTTCTGAACTTAGTGATTATGCTCATTACTCAGCTCAGAACTATCTAAAATAGTAAAAACATTAGTTCATAACTTTTTaaatgtacaaagttttaaatgtgTAGAGTTTGATATTGTAATGTAGAGAGTAATGGAAATAGTACATGCTTTATTAAAAATGTGATTTTCTCTAGCACTTGGTGGAACGAACTTGCTGGCAATTTCACTACAACTGAAGGAGTTTGTTCGTAGGTATTATTTCCCAAAAAAGGACGACCTTCAAATGACAATCACTGCTATATATTCTGTATTTGGACCTTGATATTATATGCTATATATAAGAATGGGCTATTTGGATATAAGGTTAAAACATTTTTACATTTTGTTGTTAAATCTGAATTTTAATTGTTTCCTTGCCATCATACTTGTAAGCTGATGACCAGAATAGAAGATCTGTCACTAGCGATTGAGCCCTATTTAGTTTGTAGCAGTCTGTTGCATATAAAAATCAGGAAATGTGTTATGAGTTATACTACTTCTAACTCCAGTGTTTGCTGCTAGCTATTGGAATATTTTATGTAGAAGAGGTGTCTTTTTCTTCTTGTCTGGTAATGGTCCTTGGAGGTTCTTCGTAGCTGGTTTTAAAGGCACAATGGGAAGTATGAATTGAATATTTTAAGTATTGAGGAGTTGATTTGAATTTCAACTGTTTCTTTGCCATCATACTTATAAGCCAATGACCAGAGTACAAGATCTGTTACTAGTGATTTGAGACCTATTTAGTTTGTAGCAGAGCCTGTTGCATATAAAAATCAGGAAACTTATTATGACTAATACTACTGCAGCACTGCTAACTCCAGTATTTGCTGCTAGCTATGGGAATATTTTATGTAGAAGAGGTTTTTTTCGTCATGTCTCGCAATGGCCGTTGGAGGTTCTCCATAGTTGGTTATAAAGGCATAATGGGAATTATGAATTGTATGCTAAATGTTTTGTCCAAATATTTCGCACAATCAATGTATTTtttattgttattaactattattTGGTTAGCACAGCTCAACATAAATTGTGTCTTTTGTCAATTAATGATAGACACTAAGTCGTTATGCAGAAATCCATGTGAGACTTATCTGACTTATCTTATCATTATTTAGGTGAGAGAAATTATATCTGACTAAGTGGTTATGCAGAAGTCCATGTGAGACTTATCTGACTTATCTTATCGTTATTTAGGTGAGAGAAATTATATCTCATTATCCTTCAAACTACAAGCAGTCTGCTGTTATTTCTCTTCTTGATCTTGCACAGCAACAACATGGAGGTTGGATACCAGTCTCGGCCATGAATAAGGTACTTGGGTGTTTAATgctattttaaaattttttgtggTTCTGCTTTGAGAAAGATGCTTCTGCTATATAATTCATTGTGCCTTGGTTTTGTTTATTACTATTCACTCTGTATGTACTTTATGCTCTTGTCTAATATGTTTTGATATTGTGTATTTTAATTTTTTCCAGTTCACTTCACCTACTTTTGGTCAGCTGTGATCATTATGTTTTAGGTGTAGCCTGTTTTTGGATTACCACTAGCAATGTAAGCTCTGTAAAGTTTTTACCATATTTGAGCTATGGAATTCTAGAACAGGTATTTAATGACATTTTGAATTGACATAAATTGTGTTGTTTCATATTTGCAGCAATCAATATGCAATGGAGTTTGTATTCTTTCTCTTTGAGCTTGGTTGCTCAATGTGGATATTTGGTATTTGCAATGCTTTGAtaagtttttcattttttttctcctTTCTTTCTTCCACACAGGATTAATTTACAACTTGAACTATTTGGTTATGTTTGTGGTCCTAAGATTTATGGTTGTGTCAGGCCTTTTTGATGTTGACATCTTGTTGGTCATTACTTGGACACAAGCCTCTTGTAGCGAATTGGTTATTCAATTGCCATATAGCTACGAAacctacctgaaaacccccgtcccagtcccggggacgtttcggggacctGGCCGTCCCCCTCCCGTCCCCAAATTGTCAGAATTTTGAGGGAACGTCCCTGAAACGGGGGGATGgctggggacggattggggacagctagacgtcccccacatctagagctagggaaaaatatttaaaaaaagtcgtattttcaatttttttttaatttttctaacatgggcccctctatattgaaaaaatttaaaaaacgactatcaatatttttattattgaatttgaatagttatgaaatcaaaatacgactatctatatttttattttattatttttctaacatgggccctctatcaaaaattaaaaggcaacattaaatttattaattcatatcaaatatttataattttaaattaattcatattataaattttaaaatttataaatagaaaataaattaaataataaatattatactttGCTTTTTAGTATTTACTTCGTACTATTTTGATTTCCATATCGCAATTGATAATGAAACAATATTGCAGCAATgtggcctttgggcattttgtatgttatttctttaatatctattatgataaatgtgaatgaattgaaattctgaattatgagtgcatattgagtattgagtctattgataatgttgtatgttcgatgtttgcattctaaagtgttttcatagtatcatacacatgttatatccatgttttcatatgaatataatgtatagatgcatgctttatccatgttttcatatgaacatttagaattttcctatatattttaaattttccctatattttatatagccgtcccctttgccgtccccccctgtccccaaatttggcaaaaaaaattgctgtcccggaaactcgtccccccgtccccccatcccggaaacttggggtaacgtagCCATATAGTTATTCAATTGCCATATAAGCTACTTAAAATGTTATAAAGTTTAATCTTACCATGGATATCCAATATATAGCAGTCctatgcaattttttttgattcatTGTCCAGTTGTGATTGAGAAGCTTTAAAAATTTGCAGGAGTTGATAATATTAGGTTGTGTATttctataaatttttcaaaaaatagagaaaattgCTAAAAGAACACCCCCCCCTAAGGGATATATTCCAACTTATAACATTGACTAGCTGACAATGACATTGAATGTATGTATACCAATAAACCCTGTCAAATGTATTTGCAATCTTATGAAAATGTATATTCTGGAGTCCTAATATAATAAGACAATTGCCAGTGAATATATTTATAAAACCCATCATACATTTTGCTATTTAGCGATATGCAGACTCCTTAAATGGTGTGAGTCATAGAGATCTCATCCCAACAATTACAGTGTAGAATGTAGATCAACAAACACTGATGCAAAAGACATAAAATGAGGAGATTTGACACTTCTGTTGCAGTATCACCAATGGATCCTGGATAGCAAGCATTATTGGTCATAGGATTTTTGAGGCCCCCCCGTGAAGATACTATTGAACAGTCTGATAGCTTTGTGTTATCTCTTTGTGTTGAAGCACGAGCTTGAGTTTTCGTGTTCAACAACTTAATGCTCGCTGGGAAAAGTGATTTTTATATTTTCGTGGATATAGTCAGTGTTTGGGCGTTGTGCTTTTCCTTAGCCTCTCTGAGCTGATGACTGCCAACAAGATTTAAATAGACATTGTACATACTAATTATTTTCTCCATTTCTAGTTCTATTTTTTTTCATTCTGTACTTTATTTATGCTTATAGTTATTCCTTGTGCACCTTTTTTTTGGTAAGTCTAGAATTGGActaattttaaatgataaaatgAAAGTTGATATTGTGCTTTTTCTTAGCCTATCTGAGCTgatgatctctaacaagatttataTTAAGTTTGTAAATACTCATCTCCACCATTTCTCTGTACTTTTCATTCTGTATTTCATCCTCTTGCTTATTCTTTGTGCACCTTTTGGTTTGCCCTATTTAATGTAGGTCTCCTTGTTGCAAGGCTCTCATATGTTTAGAATTGGACAACAATTTTAAATGATCAAGTCTAAAATGAGATCATTAATAAACTTCAACCATTTTGCATGATCATCATAACATTGGCTCATTGCTTCTTCCACGAGCAAGACATCTTGATTGATCCTCAAAGGAAGATCTCCTGTCTTCATTATTAGTGAAATCATGGTTTCATTCGCCTTTGGGCTTAAGATTAAGTTCAACTGTTAATTAAACTTATATCTAGAGTTTGAAGTTAACTGCAAAGTTTAGTATTGAGGTGTGTTCCTGTGACATCATAAATTCTCCGCTCAGGTGGTCATTGACTGTTTAACTAATTCCTTAGTTTGTCACACTCTTCGCCATTCATATTCATTGACTCAATACTCAAAAATTTGGGTGAAAGAGTAAGAGTTGACTTGGACCTTTGAAAAACTTGCCAAAACTTGTATataaaaaatgtttaaaatattCACCGGTCTAAATATTTTATGTATTTCTATGTCCTGCATTTTTCAGAGCTAAATTGAGTCTTGCCATGTATGAGTATTTTTCAAGGTGTAGTTTTGGTATTTACTAATTTCTGTGTGTTTCCTTATTTACCTGAATCAAGTTTGATTGCTAAGTGACTGTGAGTTAAGATGGTGTCCTGTTTTAGTTAGGAGATTTTGATACATTGTCCAAATCTATATTCACAGTGTGGTTCATTGATTGAGTTTTTCAAGCAGATCAACCTACTTTCACTTCCTCTAATTAGATTGATGAATAGCATGGAGTCCAAAATCTGGGTAGTGGCATGATCCTATGTAGGGCAGACTAATTTAAATTGTGTCAGACCTAATGTATTCATGGTCAATATTTGATTATTAATCATTCCATTTTTAAGCATATTCATAATGTTTGTACATTTATTAAGATGTCATTGGATATGTTCATACAAATGTATATATTTTGATTCTTTGAACTTCCTGAGCAAACTTTTTGTATTCGATCTTATCCATCCTGCTATAATGGAAGTTTCTGAAACCTACttaattttcttttaatcgagTAATTTGTCTTAGGTTTTTTCGAGAGAACATGGAATGGAAAATAAGTTGTTATGCTGTGCAAATTAAATATGGcttgattaaaataataaaatatgcttATCCTTAAGATAGTTTTTTCTTTATTGTAACCTATCTAGTGCTAAAATTTTTCAACCTTTTTGATAAGGTTGTGAATATTAAACTAATTAAAGTAACAAGGGTCTTTTTGGTGATTCAGATAGCTGAGACTCTTGGAATGGCTCCAATTCGTGTTTATGAAGTTGCCACCTTTTATTCAATGTTTAATAGAGCAAAGGTCAGATGTTGTCATTATTAGAAGTTCAAATAGCTATCAGTTCTCGCTGCTTGTTTTCTAATAATGTAGACTCATTTGATTATGTGTGATGTATCTTGGATGCAAAGATTATTCAGAGTTAATACTTGTTTCGTAAGAATGTTATATTATGAAAAGGGTGAAGGTTTTGTTTAGAAATGTTTTGAGAGAAAATGACCATCTCATAAGAACTCTTAACCATTGCATTTCTTAAAGGGGAAACAATAGTGGAGATTCAATTAGCAATGTTTGAACTATAATGTTTCGAATGTGGAAATGAAACTTTATCTATGAATTAGAACAAATACGAAGTTGAATTTCTTAGATACAAGCCTTGTTGCTAAAATCTATTCTTGTTGATGCATTCTAATGCAAATATGCAGGTGGGTAAATATCACCTTTTAGTCTGTGGTACTACCCCTTGTATGATTCGGGGTTCATGTGATATTGAGGAAGCACTTTTGAAGCACCTTGGTGTAAAGCGAAATGGTAAAGTCGATTAATATATTGACAAGTTTTTCTTTCCATTTTACTTGTGTCATTTGGAAATTAGATACCCTGAAACAATTTGAGCTTGGTATTGCGGAGCATCTGATCTGCACTGTTAAGTAATGTTCGCCAATTATGGAAGTATTTTGTAAGAACTGACTTGCACAGCTATCGAATAGTCACAATTGTGCATCGCACTTGTTCAtgtattttttttggtattttaaaTGATTTTGATGTATACAATAAAAAATAGTATTCTTTTATTTGAAACTTATTTGAGCCTGTGGCATTTACTTGTTGTACCTTATATTTCAGAGGTAACAAAAGATGGCATGTTTTCAGTGGGCGAAATGGAGTGTATGGTAAGAAAAATTTGTAATTGGTTTCTTCTAATTCTTGTTGACTTCTCTACTAAAAGTGACATACTTTTTAATAGGTTAATTTAGTGATCCAtcttcattgtatattttttttgtcTGGTTTTTTCTCAGGGATGCTGTGTGAATGCTCCCATGATTACTGTTGCTGATTACACAAAGGGTTCAGAAGGATTTTCATACAACTATTATGTTGGTGTCTAAATGCTGTTATTTTGTATTTGGAAGTCTGTTTCTGTTTATCAAGTTGGAAGATCAAATTTTAATATTAGGATCATTTAGATCTGATTAATATTTGTTTTTTAACTGCAGTGAAGTTTTCATTGTCAGCATGTTTGGTTTTTAAATTATCAATGCTTTTTGTACAGGAGGATGTGACACCAAAACGTGTCATCGAGATTGTTGAGATGCTGAGGCGTGGCGAAACTCCCCCAGTAGGCTTCATTGATGTTCTCCATTTACTGTTCTTTCCAGGTTTTTCTAGAAGGTGGCCAACTTTTAAATGCATTTCCTATTTTCTTTCTTGCAGGTTGGGACACAGAATCCAGATCGTATTAAGTCAGGTCCAGCTGGTGGCAATACCACTTTGCTTAGTGAACCAAAGCCTCCACCTTGCCGTGACTTGGATGCTTGTTGATGTCATGTaggattttagaatttttttgtgaTAATTTAAAATGCTCTTTGCAACTTGTCCAATCCTAAGGAGCACAAATATCTGGAAAATAAAAGTTGCACTGTGATTGTGGAGACCTTTGTTAGAGTTTCCAGGGGTTGCTGCTGCTCTTTTTTCAAATGACTGAAAACCAGTGCTTAAAATTCTGGGATtcattccattttcattttcacttACAATCTTCATAGCAGCCATTTCACATTATTGCTTCTGTTTCTGCTAAAACTTGATAACTGCATGATTTCTTGGGGAATGAGGAATTCAAAAGAAGGAAATATATATTCTGGTGATTTGACATTGAATCGGGCTGCTTTGTTTTCCATTCCGCACTTGTGTAAATGCTGTATTGCTGCAAACCATACATGATCTATAAGTTTCACTAGAACTTTAATCTGATGACTTTCGTGACAGCACCAACTAAAGCTGTCAATTTCACCTTTTTAAGATGCTAGATGTATTATTATTGAGCTCAAACTTCGATTGTAGGATGACCCATGTCACCTTTGACGATGGAGTATCAATTTTGAGAACAATGTTAAGAGTATAAGTAAAAATTTGGAGCACAAATAATTACGCTATTGTTGTGAACATTTTAACCCTACTCTAAGATTTCTTTTTTATAAGTTgtaatttttttacattttgagGATTAAGATTTTTTATGTGGTGAACAAAAGATGCCTTGGCAACAACATCTTGCCTAGAAATGGGACATGGTCTTGTCagtcaaaatcttcaatttggccTTTGGTAGAATAGATGATTGCAATCTATTGGTATCGATGCCTTCTTGACAAGTAGTTTTTTAGCATGCTGGCAAGATTAGACAAGTCAGTGTGCTATGTATTATGCTTGAATTGTTTCTCTTGCATCATGCCTACGATCTCATTGAAATGACTCATGCTAAGTGAACCGTCAGTTTAAAGAATTGAAAATTAGCATGACCATAAGCTAGAAAATTGGACCATATCATCTATTGTGCAAAGAGTCAACTTTTAGCCTTCCATAACCAGCTATCGGCTTAAAGATAAAGAGCATATAAAGCCAAATTGTATGAGCACTGCTATAAGATTCTTATGGCAATTTTGGTCCAGATAATTGCGTAATCCTAGTAACCTGGTACCTTTTTCTATGCTGGTATAAAGGAAAATTGGAGTTGGATCCAATCCACCATTTAATATTATGCATGAGATCTGTGTTGGTTACAGATCTGATCTTGCAATTGTTGCCCTTTTGCTCTattttattgaattcattgatgtcTAATTTGTTGGAAGGACCAGCAGTAGTTAAGGATACTTCTAGATGGTTGCTAGATCTCATTTAGGGGACACATTCTCCTAGGTCAACCCCCAAAGATCAAATTAATGATTGTGCCAAGCATTGGCAAATGGCAGCTGTGCACCATGTTCTACACGATGCTGCTGAAGTAAATGCTATTCCATCAATTGAAGTTTTCTATTAAATTCACCTTGAAGGTTCTATGGAAGTGAATAATCTACGGTGAGAGGATGTAAACTAAGTACAATGAAATACCTATGAAATACCTTTAAATACAAGGACACAACAATAAAGCCAAATCGTACGAGCACTGCTATAAGAATCAGCAATTTTGGTCCAGATAATTGTGTAATCCTAGTAACCTAGTACCTTTTTCTATGTTGGTATAAAGGAAACTTGGAATTGGATCCCATCCAACTGTTTAAGAATATGCACGAGATTTGTGTTGGTTACAGACTGATCTTGCAAGTTGTGCCCTTCTGCTCGAaatttattgaattcattgatgtcTAATTTATTGGAAGGCCATCAGTAGTTATGGATACTTTTAGATGGTTGCTAGATCTCATTTAGCGGACACATTCTCCAAGGTCAATGCCCGAAGACACCAAATTTATGATTGTGCCAAGCATTGGCAAGTGGCAACTCTCATGTTCTACACGATGCTATTGAAGTAAATGCTATTCCACGAATTGAAGTTTTCTATTAAATTCACCTTGAAGGTTCTATGGATGTGAATAATCTAGGGTGAGAGGATGTAAAATAAGTACAATGAAATACCTTTAAATACAAGGACACAACAATAAATCACATGGGCAAGTCTTAGTTGGCTCATAATGAATGGTGAAATGGGCAGAAGTTGAccaaatttggatttgaattttgaaatttcaagAACCCAAAGATGGGGGATAACATAATAGTTAAGCTAGTAAAGCATGTGCATGGAATAGATGCCTACATATAAGGTACAATATATGCGAAATATATTGGAGAATTTTAAAAATGAATAAGTGATGGTCAAAATGTGTGAACATGTGGAAATAGGGAGAGGTGAAGGGTGGAGGAATGAACCAACTTTGAATGATAGTGTCAA contains these protein-coding regions:
- the LOC131044498 gene encoding NADH dehydrogenase [ubiquinone] flavoprotein 2, mitochondrial, producing the protein MFGLAQAARRAAVALNGRRLNPGIRHFSAALNYHLDSPDNNPNVAWEFTEPNKERVREIISHYPSNYKQSAVISLLDLAQQQHGGWIPVSAMNKIAETLGMAPIRVYEVATFYSMFNRAKVGKYHLLVCGTTPCMIRGSCDIEEALLKHLGVKRNEVTKDGMFSVGEMECMGCCVNAPMITVADYTKGSEGFSYNYYEDVTPKRVIEIVEMLRRGETPPVGTQNPDRIKSGPAGGNTTLLSEPKPPPCRDLDAC